The following coding sequences lie in one Cryptococcus neoformans var. neoformans B-3501A chromosome 2, whole genome shotgun sequence genomic window:
- a CDS encoding hypothetical protein (HMMPfam hit to Acyl-CoA_dh, Acyl-CoA dehydrogenase, C-terminal domain, score: 59.6, E(): 8.4e-15; HMMPfam hit to Acyl-CoA_dh_M, Acyl-CoA dehydrogenase, middle domain, score: 82.4, E(): 1.1e-21; HMMPfam hit to Cyt-b5, Cytochrome b5-like Heme/Steroid binding domain, score: 52.2, E(): 1.4e-12), whose protein sequence is MSTQEPQKELKELTKEEVAKHNKQGDLWVIIDSIVYDLSKFGAMHPGGVGVLLDPEVAGQDATTVFFGLHRHEVLLKPQYQRLIIGQLSGSAPTIKPPTPGALSRVPYAEPTWLTAEFKSPYYKESHRKLQQVMRKFVEEVIRPDAQLCEENGKRASKSVLEAMAKVNLNAMRLGPGKHLHGRTLFDGVVKGEEFDYFHELVINQELVRCGARGYGDGLNAGMVIGLPPVLNFANEPLRSKVVQEVFDGEKIISLAISEAFAGSDVAGLRTTATKQEDGSWVINGTKKWISGGMHSDYFTVGAKTEGGLTVFLVPRTEGVETKQIKTSYSTAAGTAYITFDNVKVPAENMLGPEDGGLLVILSNFNHERWVMCCASIRSSRVIVEECLKWGAQRRVFGKPLLAQAVIRAKLASMIAKVEAMQAWLENVTYQMCNMSYKEQSRNLAGQIAFLKMQSTRFAGEIADDAVNIFGGRGLTKTGMGKFVEQFQRTQKFDAILGGAEEVLGDLGVRQAMRKMPKDVRL, encoded by the exons ATGAGCACACAAGAGCCACAGAAGGAGTTAAAAGAACTgaccaaagaagaagtcgcCAAG CACAACAAGCAAGGTGATCTTTGGGTCATTATTGACTCAATCGTATATGACCTCTCCAAATTCGGGGCCATGCACCCCGGTGGCGTAGGCGTTCTGTTGGACCCAGAAGTTG CCGGTCAAGATGCTACCACAGTCTTCTTTGGCCT CCACCGCCACGAAGTCCTGCTCAAACCACAATACCAACGCCTCATTATAGGCCAACTGTCTGGCTCAGCACCCACTATCAAACCCCCTACCCCGGGAGCGCTCTCCAGAGTTCCATATGCTGAACCGACATGGCTTACCGCCGAGTTCAAGTCACCTTATTACAAAGAAAGCCACAGGAAATTGCAGCAGGTGATGCGAAAGTTTGTAGAAGAGGTTATAAGGCCAGACGCCCAGCTCTGtgaggagaatgggaaaCGAGCTAGTAAATCTGTACTTGAAGCAATGGC AAAGGTAAATTTGAACGCTATGCGTCTTGGACCCGGCAAGCATTTACACGGGCGTACGCTTTTTGATGGCGTGGTCAAGGGAGAGGAATTTGACTACTTCCA CGAGCTGGTCATCAACCAAGAACTCGTTCGCTGTGGCGCTAGAGGCTACGGCGACGGTCTTAATGCCGGTATGGTCATCGGTCTTCCCCCCGTTCTCAACTTTGCAAATGAACCCCTGAGATCTAAGGTGGTTCAAGAAGTTTTCGATGGGGAAAAGATTATTAGTTTGGCCATCTCGGAGGCCTTTGCCGGTTCAGACGTGGCCGGCTTGAGAACGACTGCTACAAAgcaagaggatggaagttGGGTGATCAATGGAACGAAAAAATGGATCTCTGGTGGTATGCACTCGGACTACTTT ACTGTAGGGGCAAAG ACTGAAGGAGGTTTGACCGTCTTCCTTGTGCCCCGCACCGAAGGAGTCGAAACTAAGCAGATCAAGACATCGTACTCGACAGCTGCTGGAACTGCATACATTACGTTTGATAATGTCAAAGTACCCGCTGAAAACATGCTTGGGCCTGAGGATGGAGGTCTACTTGTCATATTGAGCAATTTCAAC CATGAACG ATGGGTCATGTGCTGTGCCAGTATAAGGAGCTCAAGGGTGATTGTGGAAGAATGCCTCAA GTGGGGTGCCCAACGTCGAGTGTTCGGTAAGCCGTTGTTGGCGCAGGCCGTCATCCGTGCAAA ACTCGCTTCCATGATCGCCAAGGTTGAAGCCATGCAAGCTTGGTTGGAAAATGTTACCTATCAGATGTGTAACATG AGTTACAAAGAACAGTCACGTAACTTGGCCGGTCAAATTGCGTTCCTCAAAATGCAATCTACCCGATTTGCAGGGGAGATTGCAGACGACGCTGTCAATATCTTTGGCGGACGTGGTCTCACCAAGACTGGCATGGGCAAGTTTGTAGAACAGTTCCAGAGAACGCAAAAGTTTGATGCGATTCTGGGTGGCGCGGAAGAAGTTTTGGGAGATTTGGGAGTGAGACAAgcaatgaggaagatgccTAAAGACGTCAGATTGTAA
- a CDS encoding hypothetical protein (HMMPfam hit to NicO, High-affinity nickel-transport protein, score: 127.3, E(): 3.5e-35) yields MPAVPISPTTIIWERNSGSLLFFFSLLYSALLKRTYPIPLQTVSIVQFIAKRVNESRLAQRKLTLLGRAIALVAGELLFNAVCWIAAGICFGKTDGILGLALLAWTIGLRHGLDADHISAIDNATRQLVSQGQLPITCGLFFSLGHSTIVIVVNVAIAVSVDIYDKLDRVGSIGGIVGASVSASFLFLIACLNIYFLIGAIKQRRSMKRRQALGLPPDEDEGDPSKIYGGGCMVRVVGPILRAVDRPWKMYPVGVLFGFGFDTASSIALLAISAIAQRGPNGDSISHGKIVILPFLFTAGMSLVDSLDSILMLYAYATPDTTSPEGKLALLQYPDLDHKDSYLEETVATALPAEGGQTERHVIEQTDIPQGEIERLETEDNIKAKTGNEILVEEERVGGPSRVDNNGGVRNERVIKAKANTMSSLSIILTLLSILVALSISLIEIMGLIGDNCTQCQDAANDPDGGGLAGSWWRAWARANDQSGYIGAAIVGCFAAILVGWYGARWGMKKWKARRDANAAILLEDNEDDVTQTPVA; encoded by the exons ATGCCTGCTGTTCCTATCTCGCCGACCACAATTATATGGGAACGAAATTCCGgttcccttctttttttcttttctctcctctaCTCTGCTCTGCTCAAAAGAACCTATCCCATTCCACTGCAAACTGTATCCATAGTTCAGTTTATAGCGAA GCGGGTCAATGAATCGCGACTCGCCCAGCGGAAGCTCACTCTGCTCGGACGGGCTATTGCCCTTGTAGCCGGAGAGTTACTCTTTAACGCTGTGTGCTGGATCGCAGCTGGTATATGCTTTGGTAAAACGGATGGCATCTTGGGACTAGCCCTTTTGGCTTGG ACTATTGGGTTACGACACG GCCTTGATGCAGACCATATTAGTGCCATTGATAACGCTACCAGACAACTTGTCAGCCAGGGCCAGCTGCCCATCACGTGCG GTCTGTTCTTTTCACTTGGTCATTCCACTATTGTTATTGTGGTGAACGTCGCGATCGCCGTCAG TGTGGACATCTACGACAAGCTTGACAGAGTTGGATCTATCGGTGGTATTGTCGGAGCTTCTGTCTCGGcatctttcctcttcttgattGCCTGCCTCAACATCTATTTCCTCATTGGTGCTATTAAGCAGCGTAGGTCTATGAAACGCCGCCAAGCTCTTGGTCTGCCCCCagatgaggacgaaggTGACCCTTCTAAAATTTATGGGGGAGGCTGCATGGTGAGAGTCGTTGGACCTATACTCAGAGCCGTCGATCGACCTTGGAAAATGTACCCTGTTGGAGTACTATTTGGTTTTG GGTTTGACactgcttcttccattgCATTGCTTGCTATCTCCGCCATCGCTCAACGTGGTCCCAATGGGGACTCGATCAGCCATGGCAAGATTGTaatccttcctttcctt TTCACCGCGGGCATGTCCCTCGTCGACTCTCTTGACTCCATCCTCATGCTCTATGCCTACGCCACCCCTGATACAACTTCCCCTGAAGGAAAGCTCGCTCTCCTTCAGTATCCTGACCTCGATCACAAGGATTCTTACCTCGAAGAAACGGTAGCCACAGCTCTTCCTGCGGAAGGCGGCCAAACTGAAAGACATGTCATTGAGCAGACTGACATTCCTCAAGGGGAAATTGAGAGGCTTGAGACAGAGGACAACATCAAAGCTAAAACAGGCAATGAGATATtagtggaagaagaaagagtcgGTGGGCCTTCAAGGGTGGACAATAATGGGGGTGTGCGTAACGAGAGAGTAATAAAGGCCAAAGCAAACACCATGTCATCTCTTTCTATCATCCTCACTCTTCTGTCTATTCTCGTCGCACTGAG CATATCTTTAATCGAAATCATGGGACTCATCGGTGACAATTGTACTCAATGCCAGGATGCTGCTAATGATCCCGATGGAGGCGGTTTGGCGGGCAGCTGGTGGCGAGCTTGGGCTCGT GCCAACGATCAATCTGGATACATTGGTGCTGCTATTGTGGGTTGCTTTGCCGCTATTCTCGTCGGTTGGTATGGTGCCAGGTGGGGtatgaagaaatggaaggcCAGAAGAGATGCCAATGCCGCTATACTGCTTGAAGataatgaggatgatgtgaCACAAACACCTGTAGCGTAA
- a CDS encoding hypothetical protein (HMMPfam hit to Cyt-b5, Cytochrome b5-like Heme/Steroid binding domain, score: 53.6, E(): 5.3e-13; HMMPfam hit to FMN_dh, FMN-dependent dehydrogenase, score: 415.6, E(): 5.8e-122), with protein MSIRTAFQKAARLSRNRSVFARGLTSRIAPNTSSKVVSSRFLIGAGVALAVPTYMYLNRAHLDSQQVVETAVPDKPEALEQEKKQEAKKVSIKEVLEHKDGDRVWVVIQGEVYDMTDFLEDHPGGKDIIVENRSKDVTFIFNPRHPSDQLEADNLPPNVQHLGTLDTASASVEEKEALKLKVSKDEQDETERIERKRKEIEEQGLGSVVNMRDFEKLAEDMCTSVGWAYYASGADDEFTKNENNTSYQKIHFRPRVLRKVAQADASTTILGYKSTLPVMISPAAMAKLGHPLGEVNMTRGAANTGIIQCISSFASCSLEEICAARSENQPLFFQLYVNSKRDLAAEVLKRVNRLNLNAILLTVDAAVGGKRERDLRLKGNFEPPKTGAYEKHDDTKGVSEAMFAGVDPDLCWDDIKWIRSQTKLPLLIKGVQTVEDAILAYRMGADGVVLSNHGGRQLDTTHTGIDTLLEIRKHAPYLLRPEYRGPTGVQPAALEHPENLTPPDPQEKPTDRPFEIWVDGGIWRGSDAVKALCLGANAVGSGRGFLFANAVGGQKGVEHAVNIFSAEILTTMRLLGVNKVDQLRPSMVEIKA; from the exons ATGTCCATAAGAACCGCGTTTCAAAAAGCAGCAAGACTGTCGCGTAATCGTTCAGTCTTTGCTCGTGGTCTGACGAGCCGCATAGCGCCGAACACAAGTTCAAAGGTCGTCTCTTCCCGGTTTCTGATCGGTGCCGGTGTGGCTTTGGCTGTCCCA ACGTATATGTACTTGAACAGAGCCCATCTTGATTCTCAACAAGTGGTTGAAACTGCCGTACCGGATAAGCCTGAAGCTCTTGAGCAGGAAAAGAAGCAGGAGGCTAAGAAGGTCTCCATCAAGGAGGTATTGGAGCATAAGGATGGGGATCGAGTGTGGGTTGTAATCCAAGGAGAAGTGTACGA TATGACAGATTTCCTCGAAGATCATCCAGGAGGCAAAGATATCATAGTGGAGAATCGCTCAAAAGACGTGACATTTATATTCAACCCTAGGCATCCTTCCGATCAGCTTGAAGCAGATAACCTCCCTCCTAATGTTCAACATCTTGGAACTCTTGACACCGCTTCTGCCTCCgttgaggaaaaggaagctcTGAAGCTGAAGGTTTCCAAGGACGAGCAGGACGAAACCGAGAGAATTGAACGTAAGCGCAAAGAAATAGAGGAGCAAGGATTGGGAAGTGTCGTGAACATGAGGGACTTTGAGAAACTTGCCGAAGACATGTGCACTAGTGTTGGATGGGCCTATTACGCTTCTGGAGCTGACGATGAGTTCA CTAAAAATGAAAACAACACATCGTACCAGAAGATTCATTTCCGACCCAGGGTTCTGAGAAAAGTCGCCCAAGCTGATGCATCTACAACTATTTTGGGCTATAAGAGCACCTTGCCTGTTATGATTTCCCCTGC TGCTATGGCTAAACTGGGCCACCCTCTTGGTGAGGTCAACATGACCCGCGGAGCTGCCAATACTGGTATCATCCAATGT ATCTCCTCATTCGCCTCCTGTTCCCTGGAAGAGATATGTGCCGCCCGATCTGAGAATCAACCCCTCTTTTTCCAGCTTTATGTCAATTCTAAGCGTGACCTTGCTGCCGAAGTTCTTAAGCGGGTCAACCGCCTCAACCTCAATGCCATCCTCCTTACAGTCGATGCTGCTGTTGGTGGAAAGCGTGAGCGTGATTTGAGGCTCAAAGGCAATTTTGAACCCCCAAAAACTGGAGCGTATGAAAAGCACGACGATACCAAGGGTGTCAGCGAGGCAATGTTTGCTGGTGTCGATCCCGACCTCTGCTGGGACGACATCAAGTGGATTAGGTCTCAAACCAAGCTACCCTTGCTTATTAAGGGTGTGCAAACTGTTGAG GATGCCATTCTTGCCTATCGCATGGGTGCCGACGGCGTTGTGCTCTCAAATCACGGTGGCCGGCAACTCGACACAACCCACACCGGTATTGATACCCTCCTTGAAATTCGTAAACATGCTCCTTACCTCCTCCGACCTGAATACCGAGGTCCCACCGGTGTCCAACCTGCCGCCCTGGAACATCCCGAGAACTTGACCCCTCCTGACCCTCAAGAGAAGCCCACCGACCGCCCATTCGAGATTTGGGTGGATGGCGGTATTTGGAGAGGCTCtgatgctgtcaaggcaCTTTGTTTGGGTGCTAATGCCGTTGGATCTGGAAGAGGTTTCTTATTTGCCAACGCTGTTGGTGGACAAAAAGGTGTCGAACATGCTGTTAACA TCTTCTCGGCTGAGATCCTGACCACGATGAGACTACTTGGTGTGAACAAAGTGGATCAATTGCGGCCCAGCATGGTCGAAATAAAAGCATAG
- a CDS encoding hypothetical protein (HMMPfam hit to BPL_LipA_LipB, Biotin/lipoate A/B protein ligase family, score: 84.1, E(): 3.6e-22) yields the protein MISLSAILRPSFCLPLITRRALHTSTYHLQNKAVQPQTPATGNPVTYISKSHDPWFNLSYEDWLLRNTPHDQPVLFLYRNFPCVVIGRNQNPWKETTPKKLREESIPLVRRRSGGGTVYHDMGNTNFSIILPRLLFTRSHGAQLISRAIRETLGITGCGVNDRNDVVIRDGDREYKMSRSAYKIIQHRAYHHGTMLISSSLAELGKSLRSSSPKMETKGIASYRSPVTTLNHYLPPWQSKHLHHDDFVRAVTAEFAKTYAGEEKPMTTCEVTESIIKDQKIWNGYEELKSWEWQYGQTPEFTNELEGNFSFGDLSIPIAARHAVITSMSIHLTPPLHSSTEETSIKQAYLDSLALSLVGRRYESLEGFEGAMGEEWDDEHWRDLGNDIVSWLRKHM from the exons ATGATATCTCTATCAGCCATCCTTCGTCCGTCTTTCTGCCTCCCGCTCATCACTCGTCGAGCCCTCCACACCTCCACCTACCATCTACAGAACAAGGCTGTTCAACCTCAAACACCAGCCACTGGGAAT CCCGTTACCTATATATCAAAAAGTCATGATCCGTGGTTTAACCTGTCATACGAAGACTG GCTGCTTCGAAACACACCGCATGATCAGCCAGTTTTATTCTTATATCGCAACTTTCCATGTGTAGTTATAGGGCGCAATCAA AATCCCTGGAAAGAGACGACTCCCAAGAAGCTGAGAGAAGAGTCAATTCCACTTGTACGGAGACGTTCGGGAGGCGGCACAGTATACCAT GATATGGGCAACACGAActtttccatcatcctccctcgtcttctcttcacAAGGTCCCACGGGGCTCAACTGATCTCACGAGCTATAAGAGAAACACTCGGTATTACCGGCTGTGGGGTAAACGATAGGAATGATGTAGTAATTAGAGATGGGGATAGGGAGTATAAGATGAGTA GATCGGCATACAAGATCATCCAACATAGGGCGTATCACCATGGAACAATGctcatttcctcttctctggcTGAGCTTGGCAAGTCATTAAGATCAAGTTCT CCAAAGATGGAAACTAAGGGTATCGCCTCATATCGCTCGCCGGTCACGACCCTGAACCATTATTTACCCCCGTGGCAATCCAAGCACTTGCATCATGACGATTTTGTACGTGCTGTCACTGCTGAGTTTGCCAAAACCTATGCCGGCGAAGAGAAGCCCATGACAACGTGCGAGGTCACGGAGTCTATAATCAAAGATCAGAAAATTTGGAACGGGTATGAAGAGTTGAAATCTTGGGAGTGGCAATATGGGCAAACACCAGAGTTTACCAACGAGTTGGAAGGcaacttttcttttggTGATCTT TCAATTCCTATCGCAGCTCGACATGCCGTAATCACGTCGATGAGTATTCACCTtactcctcctctccattccTCAACGGAAGAAACATCTATCAAGCAAGCATACCTGGATTCATTGGCCTTATCATTGGTGGGTAGACGATATGAAAGCCTGGAAGGGTTTGAAGGCGCCATGGGGGAAGAGTGGGATGATGAGCATTGGAGGGATCTGGGCAACGACATTGTTTCTTGGTTGCGGAAGCACATGTAA
- a CDS encoding hypothetical protein (Match to ESTs gb|CF187176.1|CF187176, gb|CF187175.1|CF187175; HMMPfam hit to HA2, Helicase associated domain (HA2), score: 120.2, E(): 4.8e-33; HMMPfam hit to Helicase_C, Helicase conserved C-terminal domain, score: 53.6, E(): 5.5e-13) — MPPLQFWKPGTAAPGSSLDRESEKDGSLLPINTSQNAHLSLDAQRQRLPIYKHREKLLWCVEKYPVVIVVGQTGSGKSTQLPQYLHEAGWTGQNHVVACTQPRRVAATSVATRVAEEVGSILGDEVGYTIRFEDLSHPTRTKIKYMTDGMLFRETMMDPLLSKYSVIMIDEAHERGAYTDLLLGLLKKIMRKRPELRVIISSATIDAEDFLEYFNTNADGTDRSKDDAIIVSLEGRMFPVEVCYLKEPCADYTQAAVQTVFDLHLREPLGDILVFLTGREEIDQVIQEVADRLLSLPKAAPKLLALPLYATLPPEEQSLIFDPPPRDTRKVIFSTNIAEASVTIDGIKYVVDSGFVKIKTYNPRTCMDVLTTTPCSLASANQRAGRAGRTSAGKCFRLYPASILPTTNPSSPMPLTTPPELVRSDISLYLLQLKALGIDNLAKFDFMSPPPSEMMIRALEFLFCLKAIDDEGRLTRPMGERMAEVPLDPMMAAILLNSHEFRCGEEILTIAAMTSVQNVFITAQGGTKATMAELERRKFTAEEGDHLTLLNAYNAFARYGQNNKQWCGNHRLNYKALSRAMSIRKQLKKYMERFRIPIVSCEGDAIRLRKCLVSGYFKNAAKMMPDGTYRSARENAPLHVHPSSVMFTRQPSTGWVIYHEVVETTKSFMRDLTVINEDWLVELAPHFYKFKGGGLKQHF; from the exons ATGCCTCCTCTCCAGTTCTGGAAGCCCGGTACAGCTGCTCCAG GCAGCTCTCTTGATAGAGAATCCGAGAAAGACGGTTCATTACTCCCCATTAACACATCACAAAATGCCCATCTCAGTTTGGATGCCCAACGACAAAGATTACCCATCTACAAACATCGAGAGAAGCTGCTATGGTGTGTTGAGAAGTACCCTGTGGTGATCGTCGTTGGCCAAACTGGCAGTGGAAAGTCTACAC AATTGCCGCAGTATCTCCATGAGGCAGGGTGGACAGGACAAAATCATGTTGTAGCTTGTACTCAACCTCGTCGGGTCGCTGCTACCAGCGTTGCCACGCGAGTAGCCGAAGAAGTGGGCAGCATCCTTGGTGACGAG GTTGGATATACAATCAGGTTCGAAGATTTATCTCATCCCACACGTACCAAAATAAAGTATATGACGGATGGAATGCTTTTTCGAGAAACCATGATGGATCCATTACTGAGCAAGTACAGTGTCATTATG ATTGATGAGGCGCATGAAAGGGGAGCATATACCGACCTCTTGCTAGGTTTGCTCAAGAA GATCATGAGAAAAAGGCCAGAGCTGCGAGTCATCATCTCCTCGGCCACCATCGATGC AGAGGATTTTTTAGAGTACTTCAATACAAACGCAGACGGTACAGATCGGTCAAAAGACGATGCCATCA TTGTCAGCTTGGAAGGTCGGATGTTCCCAGTAGAAGTCTGCTACCTTAAGGAACCATGTGCAGATTATACCCAGGCGGCAGTCCAGACAGTCTTTGACCTACATTTGAGG GAACCACTTGGAGATATCCTGGTTTTCCTTACTGGGCGGGAAGAGATTGATCAAGTAATACAAGAAGTTGCAGATAGATTATTATC TCTACCCAAAGCCGCACCCAAACTACTCGCTCTGCCGCTTTATGCCACTCTCCCACCCGAAGAACAATCACTTATTTTTGATCCTCCTCCGCGCGATACCCGAAAAgtcatcttctcaaccaACATTGCTGAGGCGAGTGTTACCATTGATGGTATAAAATACGTTGTCGACTCTGGCTTTGTCAAA ATCAAAACATACAATCCTAGAACATGTATGGACGtcctcaccaccaccccTTGTTCACTTGCCTCTGCAAATCAGCGTGCCGGCCGTGCCGGTCGTACATCTGCTGGCAAATGCTTCCGCCTTTATCCCGCTTCCATTCTACCCACCACcaacccatcatcacccaTGCCACTGACTACCCCTCCTGAGCTCGTGCGCTCCGATATATCgctttatcttcttcaacttaAAGCTTTGGGTATCGATAATCTCGCCAAATTCGATTTTATGAGCCCCCCGCCGAGCGAGATGATGATCAGGGCGTTGGAATTCCTTTTCTGTTTGAAGGCCATAGACGATGAAGGAAGACTGACAAGACCCATGGGTGAAAGGATGGCAGAGGTTCCTCTGGATCCTATGATGGCTGCTATT CTGTTGAATTCCCATGAGTTCCgatgtggagaagagattcTGACTATTGCTGCCATGACTTCAGTGCAG AACGTGTTTATCACAGCTCAAGGAGGAACGAAGGCTACAATGGCTGAACTGGAGAGGCGGAAATTCACAGCGGAGGAAGGG GATCATTTGACGTTATTAAATG CGTACAACGCTTTCGCTCGATATGGTCAAAACAACAAGCAATGGTGTGGTAACCATCGTCTTAATTACAAAGCTCTCTCGCGTGCCATGTCAATCCGAAAACAGCTCAAGAAGTATATGGAGAGGTTCAGGATTCCGATCGTCAGTTGCGAAGGTGACGCAATCAGGTTGAGAAAATGCTTGGTTTCTGGTTACTTCAAG AACGCGGCCAAGATGATGCCAGACGGGACATACAGATCAGCTCGTGAAAACGCACCTTTACATGTCCATCCTTCATCGGTCATGTTCACTCGTCAACCTTCCACAGGTTGGGTAATATATCATGAAGTGGTGGAGACAACGAAGAGTTTTATGAGGGATTTGACGGTCATCAATGAGGACTGGCTAGTGGAATTAGC GCCTCACTTCTACAAGTTCAAGGGAGGCGGATTGAAGCAGCATTTCTGA